GGGGGTGTGCGCGGGGCGCACGGTGTCGATGCGGTTGAGGCGGACGCCCTCGTGCATCAGCTCGACGAGGTCGGCCCAGATCGCGTCCCACTCGGCGGGGGTGAGGTCCCGGCCGGGGCGGTAGGGGTCGATGCCGTGCCGGAAGAGGACCTCGGCGCGGTAGACGTTGCCGACGCCCGCGACGATCTTCTGGTCCATGAGCAGCGCGGCGATCGTGGTGCGGCTGCGGGAGATACGGCGGTACGCGACGTCGGGGTCGGCGTCGGCGCGCAGCGGGTCGGGGCCGAGGCGGGCGTGGACCGCCTGCTTCTCGGGATCGGTGATCAGGGCGCAGGTGGTGGGGCCCCGGAGGTCGACGTAGGCGGTGTCGTCGGCGAGACGGAGGCGGACGGTGTCGGTGGGCGGGGGCGCGGGGGCGTCGCCGAAGGCGACCTTGCCGAAGAGGCCGAGGTGGATGTGGACCCAGCCGGTGGCGGCGAAGCCGAGGAAGAGATGTTTGCCGTGGGCCTCGGTGGCGGTGAGTGCGGTGCCGTCGAGGAGGGCGGCGGCGTCGGCGAACTTGCCCTGCGGGCTGCTGACGCGGAGGGCTCCGCGGGCGGCTCCGCCGGTGAAGCGGGCGTAGTCCTGCGCCAGGCGGTGAATGGTGTGCCCTTCCGGCACGGGGCGCCTCCGGCGGTGCGGGATGTTCTGCGAACGGCTCGGGGATTGCGGACAGCTCGGGGGGTGCGGACAACTCGGGGGGTGCGGACAGCTCGGGGGGTTGCGGTGCGTGGGCGGCCGCGGGCTCGTCGTGGCCGATCGCGCAGTTCCCCGCGCCCCTGTCAGGGGCGCGGGGAACTGCGCGAAACGGGGCGAAGCCCCGTGCCGGGGTCCAAGGGGCGGAGCCCCTTGAGGGGACGATGGGGGTCCCCCCTGCTCGAACGAAGTTGAGAGCTTGGGGGAGGGTAGGGGCGGCGGGGGCGGAAGAAAGCCCCGGCCGCCCGCACGGCCGTCAGGACTGCGGGTGGTGCGGGGGGATCGGGGGGAGGTCCCCCGTCGTCTCGTACCCCGCCAGCATCTCGATGCGGCGGACGTGCCGCGCATCGCCCGAGAACGGCGTCGCGAGGAACACCTCGACGAACTTCACCGCCTCCTCGCGCGAATGCATCCGCGCCCCCACCGCCACCACGTTCGCGTCATTGTGCTCCCGCCCCAACGACGCCGTCTCCTCACTCCACGCCAGCGCCGCCCGCACCCCCTTCACCTTGTTCGCCGCGATCTGCTCCCCGTTGCCGGAGCCGCCGATCACCACGCCGAGCGAGCCGGGGTCGCCCGCCGTGCGCTCCGCCGCGCGGAGGCAGAACGGCGGGTAGTCGTCCTGGGCGTCGTACACGTGCGGCCCGCAGTCCACGGGCTCGTGCCCCGCCGCCTTGAGCCATTCGACGAGGTGGTTCTTGAGTTCGTAACCGGCGTGATCGGAGCCGAGATAGACGCGCATGGTTCCGAGTGTGGCACGGCCCCCGCCGCGTCGGCCTCCCGGGTACCGCGCACCCAAACTGTGAGACGCGCTACGGAACCACAGGTAAGCCGCTTGTAAAATATCCGAAACTCAGGTTCCACAGGACATCACCCTGGGATTCACTGGTCCGGCCCGTGCGCCGCTCGCACGGGCGGGCGGCCCGTCCCACCCCTCGCACGTGTTCCGCCCGTGCGGCGTTCGTGCACCCCTCGTGAAACGCCGGATGATCCGCGCGCACCGGGGGAAGACGACAGCCCTACTCACCGGCCCCGGCTCCCACCCCCCGGCCCCGGCGCAAAGGAAGACGCGCATGACCTCGCAGCCGACCCTGGCGACCCCCGGAAACGGCCCCGAACCCGGGAAACCCGACCCGGGCCCCGGTACCGGACTCCAGGCGGGACTCAAGAACCGCCACCTGACCATGATCGCCATCGGCGGCGTCATCGGCGCCGGCCTCTTCGTCGGCTCCGGCTCCGGCATCGCCGCGACCGGCCCCGGCATCCTGCTGTCGTACGGGCTCGTCGGCGTCCTCGTGGTGCTGGTGATGCGGATGCTCGGCGAGATGTCCGCCGCCAACCCGACCTCGGGCTCGTTCTCGGCCCACGCCGACCGGGCGCTGGGCCGCTGGGCCGGGTTCTCCATCGGCTGGCTGTACTGGTTCTTCTGGGTGGTCGTCCTGGCGGTCGAGGCGACCGCGGGGGCGACGATCCTGGCGGGCTGGGTCCCGGCGGTGCCGCAGTGGGGCTGGGCCCTGATCGTCATGGTGGTCCTCACCGCGACCAACCTCGCCTCGGTCGGCTCCTACGGCGAGTTCGAGTTCTGGTTCGCCGGGATCAAGGTCGTCGCGATCACGGTGTTCATCGTCGTCGGCGGGCTGGCCGTGTTCGGGGTGCTGCCCGGCGTCGACAGCGACCGTGCGGGGCTCGGCAACCTCACCGATCACGGCGGCTTCCTGCCGCACGGGCCCGGCGCGATCCTCACGGGGGTGCTGCTGGTCGTCTTCTCCTTCATGGGCAGCGAGATCCCGACGCTCGCCGCCGGTGAGTCCGAGGACCCGCAGCGGGCGGTGACCAAGGCGACCAACAGCATCATCTGGCGGATCGCCGTGTTCTATCTGGGCTCGATCTTCGTCGTCGTCTGTCTGCTGCCGTGGAACGACAAGGCGATCACCGACGACGGCAGTTACGTCGCCGCGCTGGACTCGCTCGGCATCGCGCACGCCGGGCAGTTGATGAACGTCGTCGTGCTGACCTCGGTGCTGTCCTGCCTCAACTCCGGCCTGTACACCGCCTCCCGGATGGCGTTCTCGCTGGGCGAGCGGGGCGACGCGCCCAAGGCGTTCGCGCGGACCACGCGGCGGGGCGTGCCGATGACGGCGATCGTCGCCTCGGTGGTCTTCGGGTTCGTGGCGGTGTTCTTCAACTACGAGTTCCCGGACTCGGTCTTCCTCTTCCTGGTCAACTCCTCCGGCGCGGTCGCGCTGTTCGTGTGGCTGGTGATCTGCTTCTCGCAGTTGCGGATGCGGCGGATCATCCAGCGCGAGGCCCCGGAACGGCTGGTCGTACGGATGTGGCTGTACCCGTATCTGACCTGGGCGACGGCCGCGCTGATCGTCTTCGTCCTCGGCTACATGCTGACCGACACCGAGCACGACGGGCGCGAGACGGTACTGCTGTCGCTGCTGGTGGCGGCGGGGGTGCTGGTGGTCGCGGTGGTGAAGGAGCGGGTGGTCGCGCGGCGCCGGGCGGCGGTGCGCTGACGGGCGCCGCGGACATACGGGAGGGGCGGGAGCCGTACGCGGCTCCCGCCCCTCTCCCGTGCGAGCCCTCTGCCCGCCCGCGCCTCAGCGCTTGACCAGCCGCCAGGCCGCCGGGAGCGCGCCCATCGCCAGGGCGGCCTTGAGCGCGTCGCCGATCAGGAACGGGGTCAGGCCGGCCGCGAGCGCGGCGGAGGCGGACATGCCGGTCACGAGCGCCAGGTAGGGCACGCCGACGGCGTAGATGATCGCCTCGCCCACCAGCATCGTGCCGGCGGTGCGCAGCGCCGAGCGGTCGCCGCCGCGGCGGGCCAGCGCGCCGACGGCGAGGGCGGCGAGCATCATGCCGAGGACGTAGCCGAAGGAGGGCGCGCCCGCGCCGGAGACGCCGCCCGCGAACCACGGCACGCCCACGGTGCCGGCCAGCGCGTACAGCGCGAGGGAGAGGAAGCCGCGGCCGGCGCCGAGGGAGGTGCCGACCAGGAGCGCGGCGAAGGTCTGGCCGGTCACCGGCACCGGGGAGCCGGGGACGGGCACGGAGAGCTGGGCGGCGAGTCCGGTGAGCACGGCGCCGCCGGCCACGAGGGCGGCGTCCCGGACGCGGGTGGAGGGGAGCAGGTCGGCGAGGACCTGACCGGGGCGGACGAGGGCGGCGGTGCTCATGGGGACTCCGCGGGTGAGGTGAGGACGGTTCGGGACACCGTGACGCTATCCGGTGGATGCCCGGTCCTACACCGTCACCGTCCGACAAAGCGGGGAACGGGGCGTTGATGGGGTCCGTACAAAGGCGGTGCCTCACACCTCCTGCGGCGTGACGCTGCTCACCCCGGACGACGGCGTCGTGGGCGCGCCGGGCGTACGCGGGCGGACTGTAGGGACCCGCCAACGGCGTCGGCCGCCGGTGGGCCGTGCCCGGCCTCACCCGGCCGTCTCCCCCGGCCGCCGGACACGCCGCGCCCCCTTCCCCTCGCTGACGCCCGACGCTTCTTGTTGCTAGCGTGTAGTTGCAAGTAATGTGCAATAAAGGCCGGAGGGGATCGATCCGCCATGCCCGTCTACACGCTGCCGGAACTGCCGTACGACTACGCGGCCCTCGCACCCGTGATCAGCCCCGAGATCATCGAACTGCACCACGACAAGCACCACGCGGGGTATGTGAAGGGCGCCAACGACACGCTGGAGCATCTGGCCGAGGCGCGGGACAAGGACCAGTGGGGCTCGGTCAACGGGCTGGAGAAGAACCTGGCCTTTCACCTCTCCGGCCACATCCTGCACTCGATCTACTGGCAGAACATGACCGGCGACGGCGGCGGGGAGCCGCTGGCGGCGGACGGCGTGGGCGAGCTGGCGGACGCGATCGCCGAGTCGTTCGGGACGTTCGCCTCGTTCAAGGCGCAGCTGTCGAAGGCGGCGGCCACGACGCAGGGCTCCGGCTGGGGCGTCCTCGCGTACGAGCCGCTGAGCGGGCGGCTGATCGTCGAGCAGGTCTACGACCACCAGGGCAACGTGGGCCAGGGCGCCACGCCGATCCTGGTCTTCGACGCCTGGGAGCACGCGTTCTATCTGCAGTACCGCAACCAGAAGGTCGACTTCGTCGAGGCGATGTGGCGGGTGGTGAACTGGCAGGACGTCGCCCGGCGTTACGCGGCGGCGAAGTCGCGCACGGATGTTCTGCTGCTGGCGCCCCGACGGCACACTGAAGCGGCCTGCTCGTGATCGTCTTCTCACCGCTCACCGGGCAGGCGCAGAGAGGAAATCCCCCGGGAGGACGTGACTCCCGGGGGGTTTCCGGCTGCCGGTGCCGGAACACGCCCCCGGCGGGACCGGTTCCGGGCTCCCGACGCGGCGCCCTCCGACCGTACGCTCCCGGCCGGGCGGCCGGCGGCCCCGCGGGCACCGCGAGGCCGCCGTCCCGTCACAGATTGCTGAAGTCCGGACCCTTCGTGCGCGTGCGCTTGATCTCGTAGAAGCCGGGGACCGAGGCGACCGCGAGGGTGCCGTCCCAGAGGCGGGCGGCCTCATCGCCCTGGGGCGCGGGGGTGACCACGGGGCCGAAGAAGGCGATCTCCTCGCCGTCCGGGCCGGGCACCGCGATCACCGGGGTGCCCACCTCCTGGCCGACCTTGTCGATGCCCTCCTTGTGCGAGGCGCGCAGCTCCGCCTCGAACTCGAAGTCCTCCTGGTCGGCGTAGTCGATCAGCCCGGCGGGCAGTCCGGCGTCGGAGAGCGCGCCGACGATCGCCTCGCGGGTGGTGCCCTCGCCGCGGTTGTGGATGCGGGTGCCGAGCGCGGTGTAGAGCGGGCCGAGCACCTCGGCGCCGTGCTTCTGCCAGGCCGCGGTGACGACCCGCACCGGCAGCCAGGCGCGGGTGGTCATCGTCTCGCGGTAGCCGGCGTCCAGCGTGTCGAGCTTGTTCTCGTTGAGCACCGCTAGACTCATGACGTGCCAGCGGACCTCGATGTCGCGGACCTTCTCGACCTCCAGGACCCAGCGGGAGGTCATCCACGCCCAGGGGCACAGCGGGTCGAACCAGAAGTCGACCGGGACCTTCCCGGAGGCCTCACCGGTCCCCGCGGTCGCGGCAGTCACTCCCGCCTCGGCGGCCTGACTCGTGTCAACGGTCTCGTGCGTCTCATGCGTCTCGGACATGCGTCTCCTCGGGGAGCGGTCGTACGGCCGGATGCCGTACACGGGGTGCCGAGCGGGTCGCGGGGGCGGCCCGGTGGGGAGTCGGCGGTCTGCCCTGTCGCAACATGGCGGGAGGTGCCGGACATTCCCCGGTGCCCGATGTCAGGGGCACATGGCAGGATCGGTCCTGTACGTGTGTGTCCGGCATCCGAGACGGAGCGCCGGACCCTTTCCTGACATACCGAGGGAGTGCCGCCCGTGCCCGGTGAGAACCTGTCCCGCGACGAGGCCCGGGAGCGGGCCGCACTGCTGTCCGTCGACGGGTACGACGTGTCGCTCGACCTGCGCTCGGCCGTGGGCGACGCCCCGGCCGACGGGCCGCACACGTTCCGTTCGGTCACCACGATCCGCTTCCGCTGCGCCGAGCCGGGCGCCGCGAGCTTCGCGGACCTCGTCGCCCCGAGCGTCACCGCGCTCTCGCTCAACGGCCGCGACCTCGACCCCGGCGAGGTCTTCGACGGCGCCCGGATCCGCCTGGAGGACCTGGCCGCGGAGAACGAGCTGGTGGTGGACGCCCAGTG
The DNA window shown above is from Streptomyces sp. NBC_00670 and carries:
- a CDS encoding Fpg/Nei family DNA glycosylase, whose protein sequence is MPEGHTIHRLAQDYARFTGGAARGALRVSSPQGKFADAAALLDGTALTATEAHGKHLFLGFAATGWVHIHLGLFGKVAFGDAPAPPPTDTVRLRLADDTAYVDLRGPTTCALITDPEKQAVHARLGPDPLRADADPDVAYRRISRSRTTIAALLMDQKIVAGVGNVYRAEVLFRHGIDPYRPGRDLTPAEWDAIWADLVELMHEGVRLNRIDTVRPAHTPEAMGRPPRVDDHGGEVYVYRRANLPCHLCGTPVRTAGLAGRNLFWCPTCQTAP
- a CDS encoding ribose-5-phosphate isomerase yields the protein MRVYLGSDHAGYELKNHLVEWLKAAGHEPVDCGPHVYDAQDDYPPFCLRAAERTAGDPGSLGVVIGGSGNGEQIAANKVKGVRAALAWSEETASLGREHNDANVVAVGARMHSREEAVKFVEVFLATPFSGDARHVRRIEMLAGYETTGDLPPIPPHHPQS
- a CDS encoding amino acid permease, which gives rise to MTSQPTLATPGNGPEPGKPDPGPGTGLQAGLKNRHLTMIAIGGVIGAGLFVGSGSGIAATGPGILLSYGLVGVLVVLVMRMLGEMSAANPTSGSFSAHADRALGRWAGFSIGWLYWFFWVVVLAVEATAGATILAGWVPAVPQWGWALIVMVVLTATNLASVGSYGEFEFWFAGIKVVAITVFIVVGGLAVFGVLPGVDSDRAGLGNLTDHGGFLPHGPGAILTGVLLVVFSFMGSEIPTLAAGESEDPQRAVTKATNSIIWRIAVFYLGSIFVVVCLLPWNDKAITDDGSYVAALDSLGIAHAGQLMNVVVLTSVLSCLNSGLYTASRMAFSLGERGDAPKAFARTTRRGVPMTAIVASVVFGFVAVFFNYEFPDSVFLFLVNSSGAVALFVWLVICFSQLRMRRIIQREAPERLVVRMWLYPYLTWATAALIVFVLGYMLTDTEHDGRETVLLSLLVAAGVLVVAVVKERVVARRRAAVR
- a CDS encoding biotin transporter BioY is translated as MSTAALVRPGQVLADLLPSTRVRDAALVAGGAVLTGLAAQLSVPVPGSPVPVTGQTFAALLVGTSLGAGRGFLSLALYALAGTVGVPWFAGGVSGAGAPSFGYVLGMMLAALAVGALARRGGDRSALRTAGTMLVGEAIIYAVGVPYLALVTGMSASAALAAGLTPFLIGDALKAALAMGALPAAWRLVKR
- a CDS encoding superoxide dismutase; this encodes MPVYTLPELPYDYAALAPVISPEIIELHHDKHHAGYVKGANDTLEHLAEARDKDQWGSVNGLEKNLAFHLSGHILHSIYWQNMTGDGGGEPLAADGVGELADAIAESFGTFASFKAQLSKAAATTQGSGWGVLAYEPLSGRLIVEQVYDHQGNVGQGATPILVFDAWEHAFYLQYRNQKVDFVEAMWRVVNWQDVARRYAAAKSRTDVLLLAPRRHTEAACS
- a CDS encoding mycothiol-dependent nitroreductase Rv2466c family protein, which translates into the protein MSETHETHETVDTSQAAEAGVTAATAGTGEASGKVPVDFWFDPLCPWAWMTSRWVLEVEKVRDIEVRWHVMSLAVLNENKLDTLDAGYRETMTTRAWLPVRVVTAAWQKHGAEVLGPLYTALGTRIHNRGEGTTREAIVGALSDAGLPAGLIDYADQEDFEFEAELRASHKEGIDKVGQEVGTPVIAVPGPDGEEIAFFGPVVTPAPQGDEAARLWDGTLAVASVPGFYEIKRTRTKGPDFSNL